One Thiovulum sp. ES DNA segment encodes these proteins:
- a CDS encoding HNH endonuclease (PFAM: NUMOD4 motif), producing the protein MKEIKDFPNYSVTPNGKVISNGRIAGRSGKGFSSKKIELAILYNQRGYCMVNLFNNRKQKTKYVHRLVAEAFLPNPENLPQINHIDGNKENNDVSNLEWCTSKHNNVHALENGLRKGQKGETNSQAKVTEKQVISIIEDILNGLSNIEIAVKFDLHDRYISLIRGKKRWKYLWENKFSEIENIPESCRKRTKAFKAQRLSQLRVGSSESKREDSKRTVP; encoded by the coding sequence TTGAAGGAAATAAAAGATTTTCCAAATTATTCTGTTACACCTAATGGTAAAGTTATTTCTAATGGAAGGATCGCAGGGAGAAGTGGAAAAGGATTTAGCTCGAAGAAAATAGAATTAGCTATTTTATATAATCAAAGAGGTTATTGTATGGTTAATTTATTCAACAATAGAAAACAAAAAACAAAATATGTTCATAGGCTTGTTGCAGAGGCTTTTTTGCCTAATCCTGAGAATTTGCCCCAAATAAATCACATTGATGGCAATAAAGAAAACAATGATGTTTCAAATTTAGAGTGGTGTACATCAAAACATAATAATGTTCATGCATTAGAAAATGGGTTAAGAAAAGGACAAAAAGGTGAAACAAACTCTCAAGCTAAAGTAACAGAAAAACAAGTTATTTCAATAATAGAGGATATTTTAAATGGATTATCTAATATTGAAATAGCTGTAAAATTTGATTTACATGATAGGTATATTTCTCTAATTAGAGGAAAAAAAAGATGGAAATACTTGTGGGAAAATAAATTTTCAGAAATAGAAAATATTCCAGAATCATGTAGAAAAAGAACTAAAGCATTTAAAGCCCAACGACTATCTCAATTGAGAGTAGGCTCAAGTGAGTCGAAACGGGAGGACTCTAAACGGACAGTGCCGTAG
- a CDS encoding ribonucleotide reductase, beta subunit (PFAM: Ribonucleotide reductase, small chain), whose product MSPDAKDYENLTEREKIAYDKALSQLIFMDSLQTNNIIDNVNPFVTAPEINLVLVRQSFEEILHSQSYAVMVDSISSNSDEIYQLWRRDMMLKSKNDAIAKVYQDLAENPTKINFVKSLFANQILEGIYFYSGFAYIYALAKNGKMLGSSQMIKFINSSDFVQKCA is encoded by the coding sequence ATGTCGCCTGATGCAAAAGATTATGAGAATTTGACTGAACGAGAAAAAATAGCTTATGACAAAGCTCTTTCACAACTGATTTTTATGGATTCTTTGCAAACAAACAATATTATTGATAATGTCAATCCGTTTGTTACAGCTCCTGAAATCAATTTAGTTCTTGTTCGGCAATCGTTCGAGGAGATTTTGCACTCTCAATCATATGCCGTAATGGTAGATAGTATTTCGTCAAACAGTGATGAAATTTATCAACTTTGGCGAAGAGATATGATGTTGAAAAGCAAAAATGATGCAATTGCAAAAGTCTATCAGGATTTAGCAGAGAATCCGACAAAAATAAATTTTGTCAAGTCGCTTTTTGCAAATCAGATTTTGGAAGGAATCTATTTTTATTCTGGTTTTGCATATATTTATGCTCTTGCTAAAAATGGAAAAATGCTAGGTAGTTCGCAGATGATCAAATTCATTAACAGTAGTGACTTTGTGCAGAAATGTGCATAG